The Trichosurus vulpecula isolate mTriVul1 chromosome 4, mTriVul1.pri, whole genome shotgun sequence genome contains a region encoding:
- the LOC118848638 gene encoding olfactory receptor 6K3-like, with amino-acid sequence MENKNQSWVTEFLFSGFPQFQEGGRLFFIPLLLTYLFIVTGNLMIFIAVRLDARLHNPMYNFISIFSFLEIWYTTATIPKMLSNLVSDQKTISFTGCLLQMYFFHSLGNTEGILLMTMAIDRYIAICNPLRYPTIMTPKLCAQLNIGSCVFGFLVLFPEIAWISTLPFCGSNQIHQIFCDFAPVLNLACTDTSMVLVQDIIHAIAILSTGLIIALSYIRIITVILRIPSTEGRQKAFSTCASHISVFLLFFGSVGLMYLRFSATYPPFWDTTIAVMFAVLAPFFNPIIYSLRNKDMKEAIKRLLCRKETQ; translated from the coding sequence ATGGAGAATAAGAACCAATCATGGGTGACAGAGTTTCTTTTCTCTGGGTTCCCTCAGTTTCAGGAAGGGGGCCGCCTGTTCTTTATTCCTTTGCTCCTCACCTACCTCTTCATTGTCACTGGGAACCTTATGATTTTTATTGCTGTACGACTGGATGCCCGGCTCCATAACCCCATGTATAATTTCATCAGTATCTTCTCCTTCCTAGAGATCTGGTATACCACAGCCACTATCCCCAAGATGCTCTCAAACCTGGTCAGTGACCAAAAGACCATCTCCTTCACTGGTTGCCTCCTACAAATGTATTTCTTCCATTCACTTGGAAACACTGAGGGTATCCTGCTGATGACTATGGCCATTGACAGGTACATTGCTATCTGTAATCCCCTTAGATACCCAACCATAATGACCCCCAAGCTCTGTGCCCAGTTGAACATTGGTTCTTGTGTTTTTGGCTTCCTTGTCTTATTCCCCGAGATTGCATGGATCTCCACCCTACCCTTCTGTGGCTCCAATCAGATCCATCAGATCTTCTGTGACTTTGCCCCTGTTCTTAATTTGGCTTGCACAGATACCTCTATGGTCCTGGTGCAAGATATAATCCATGCTATTGCCATCCTCTCTACTGGCCTAATCATTGCCCTGTCCTACATTCGAATTATCACTGTGATCCTAAGGATACCCTCCACAGAGGGTCGCCAAAAGGCTTTCTCCACCTGTGCCAGCCACATTTCTGTCTTCCTATTGTTCTTTGGCAGTGTGGGACTCATGTATCTACGTTTTTCAGCTACTTACCCTCCATTCTGGGACACAACCATTGCCGTGATGTTTGCTGTCCTTGCCCCCTTTTTCAACCCTATTATCTATAGTTTGAGGAATAAGGACATGAAGGAGGCCATCAAGAGACTTCTCTGTAGAAAAGAAACACAATAa